A stretch of the Musa acuminata AAA Group cultivar baxijiao chromosome BXJ2-7, Cavendish_Baxijiao_AAA, whole genome shotgun sequence genome encodes the following:
- the LOC135617810 gene encoding DDB1- and CUL4-associated factor homolog 1-like yields the protein MEAVPGASADEMAPGTSSAAGSEEAKVNGEGDDEALVARAQKLIGKIVDTQENPNPRLLHALASILEAQESRYLQESVSSPFNNVRASHTIGRLANLLQENDEFYEAISSKFLSESRYSTGVRAAAARLILSCSSSWMYPHVFDDDVLDNIKTWLMEENIDSNDDCIWKHVFGEDKPTESEMLTTYATGLLALALASPGPVVEDILTSGLSAKLMRYLRTRILGDANVGQKNCTYPAEVKHASVASYLRGRDENKLRSREVSDAPRLEGLKAGDEGSSDDSCVHRDCDRVTRQVCSDEYWGDSLKPEITDSSTAVDGAYEMVEGNADLASNEWQDRNLLDGKLRYGERLLAARSTRDEDPDESTRDDSSRRRVIRGLQRSRTKGRISEGNSDSDRVLTSPSSGLRLGGSGRVSRDRNLLKNEDTRKVTDTTNNSVKLDREGLVIGEDNDDRLLDCYIGSRDISEMVKKAIGAAEAEARAADAPAEAIKAAGDAAAELVKTAALEAWNNTKIEEEVILAASKAASSVVDAAIATEISRTANEVNENLTETKAMEVEGDEMPEDFSILDKEPLARLREKYCIQCLQILGEYVEAFGPILHEKGVDVCLALLQQSFKEEVLDNLSLLPEVLKLICALAAHRKFAAVFVDRGGIQKLLSVRRVPQTFFGLSSCLFTIGSLQGIMERVCALPSDVVSKVIELALQLLVCPQDQARKNAAIFFAAAFVFRAVLDSFDAHDGLQKMLNLLHGAASVRSGGNSGTLGMPDAALRNDRSEILTASEKQIAYHTCVALRQYFRAHLLLLVESLRPNKSSRTVARNTSSARAAYKPLDISNESMDAVFLQIQRDRKIGPAFVRVRWSPVDRFLASNGHITMLELCQAPPVERYLHDLAQYALGVLHIVTFIPHSRKLIINATLSNNRVGMAVILDAANGAGFVDPEVIHPALNVLVNLVCPPPSISNKSSLSAQGQQPASVQSSSGHSESRERFSERHISDRIPLPTQNESREINSEPNLERSNTTVPLTPSGVVGDRRISLGPGFGCAGLAAQLEQGYHQAREAVRANNGIKVLLHLLHPRMITPPAALDCIRALACRVLLGLARDETIAHILTKLQVGKKLSELIRDSGCQAGGTEQGRWQAELIQVAIELIAIVTNSGRASTLAATDAAAPTLRRIERAAIAAATRITYHSRELLLLIHEHLQRSGLTATAALLQKEADLTPLPSLGVSSPPLHQTSVQDTSSVQLQWPSGRASCGFSSDMKMSPRDEDTGLKPESTVMTSKKKTLTFSSSFSQGKSHLPSHSSSVVKSSVVNGHTAHEGLETTPPSACKSTADIEPPSKTPNLLPVKRKLNELKDLFSATPAKRLLTSDLASHSATNQMSTSGQRNHLSNPNCLSPHANTTPRDRFSRGACGSLSGNNIDDIRHPNSYGASTAPVAQSGLPADQQPGNTERMTLDSLVVQYLKNQHRQCPAPITTLPPLSLLHPHVCPEPSRSLNAPANVTARVSTREFMKQYGGIHAHRRDRQFVYSRFRPFRTCRDDAALLTCITYLGDSSHIATGSHSGELKMFDSNSGNVLESQTCHQTPVTLVQSASCGGNQFVLSSGLYDVKLWDASSISTGPLHSFEGCKAARFSHSGTNFAALSSDTSRREVLLYDVQTYNVELRLPDSSSNHPGIVRGHAQSLIHFSPLDTLLLWNGILWDRRSSSAVHRFDQFTDYGGGGFHPAGNEIIINSEVWDLRKFKLLRTVPSLDQTVITFNGGGDVIYAILRRNLEDVMSAVNTRRVRHPLFPAFRTIDAVNYADIATVQVDRCVLDLAVDPTDSFVGIIAMDDHDEMFSSARLYEVGRKRPTDDDSDPDDGGETDEDDEENEESEADVDAILEAELDGDGDSDSDDMSNDEDDEDVDSGDELDEDGDFNLGGADFEGGRGLLEIMAEGDEEGDSDEGELVESLSSGEEGDFTF from the exons ATGGAGGCGGTGCCGGGGGCGTCGGCGGACGAGATGGCGCCGGGGACGTCGTCGGCGGCCGGATCAGAGGAGGCGAAGGTGAATGGGGAAGGGGATGACGAGGCGCTGGTCGCCAGGGCGCAGAAGCTGATCGGCAAGATCGTCGACACCCAGGAGAACCCTAACCCTAGGCTCCTCCACGCCCTCGCGTCGATCCTCGAGGCTCAGGAATCAAG ATACCTGCAGGAATCTGTGAGTTCACCTTTTAACAATGTCCGGGCTTCTCATACTATTGGAAGGTTAGCTAACCTACTGCAG GAAAATGATGAATTTTATGAGGCAATTTCATCAAAATTTTTATCAGAAAGCAGATACTCAACTGGTGTTCGTGCAGCTGCTGCAAGACTGATTCTTAGCTGTTCCTCAAGTTGGATG TATCCGCATGTTTTTGACGATGATGTGCTGGACAACATCAAAACCTGGTTAATGGAGGAAAATATAGAttctaatgatgattgtatatggaAACATGTATTTGGTGAGGATAAGCCAACAGAATCAGAAATGCTGACAACTTATGCTACAGGACTTCTTGCTTTAGCATTGGCTAg TCCTGGTCCAGTTGTTGAAGACATCTTGACATCAGGCTTATCTGCAAAGCTCATGCGTTATCTGCGTACACGGATCCTTGGGGATGCCAATGTTGGTCAGAAAAATTGCACGTACCCGGCAGAGGTCAAGCATGCTTCAGTTGCTAGCTATCTCAGGGGTCGGGATGAAAACAAATTAAGATCACGCGAGGTTTCAGATGCTCCTCGTTTGGAAGGTTTAAAGGCTGGAGATGAAGGGTCATCAGACGATTCATGTGTTCATCGGGATTGTGATAGAGTAACTAGGCAAGTTTGTTCAGATGAGTATTGGGGGGACTCATTGAAACCTGAGATAACTGATTCATCTACGGCAGTTGATGGTGCATATGAGATGGTCGAGGGAAATGCTGATCTTGCTAGTAATGAATGGCAAGATAGGAATTTGCTTGATGGGAAGTTGAGATATGGTGAAAGACTTCTTGCTGCAAGATCGACTCGAGATGAGGATCCTGATGAAAGTACGAGGGATGACTCGTCGAGGCGAAGGGTTATCAGGGGATTACAGAGAAGTAGAACCAAAGGAAGGATCAGTGAAGGAAACTCGGACAGTGACAGGGTTTTGACATCCCCTAGTTCTGGATTAAGACTTGGAGGAAGTGGTAGGGTTTCCAGGGACAGAAACTTACTAAAGAATGAAGACACTAGAAAAGTGACTGACACTACGAACAACTCAGTCAAGCTTGATCGGGAAGGTTTGGTCATTGGAGAGGATAATGATGACCGTTTATTGGATTGTTATATTGGCTCAAGAGATATATCTGAAATGGTAAAGAAAGCAATAGGAGCTGCTGAAGCTGAAGCAAGAGCTGCTGATGCACCTGCAGAAGCAATTAAAGCGGCTGGAGATGCGGCAGCTGAACTTGTGAAGACTGCTGCTTTAGAG gCCTGGAATAATACAAAGATTGAAGAAGAGGTCATTTTAGCTGCTTCTAAAGCTGCAAGTTCTGTTGTTGATGCTGCTATTGCAACAGAGATTTCTCG GACTGCGAATGAAGTCAATGAAAATTTGACGGAAACCAAGGCTATGGAAGTTGAAGGGGATGAAATGCCAGAAGACTTCAGCATTTTGGATAAAGAGCCTCTTGCAAGGCTCAGAGAAAAATACTGCATTCAGTGTCTTCAAATTTTGGGAGAATACGTTGAAGCTTTTGGACCAATTCTGCACGAAAAAGGTGTTGATGTCTGCCTTGCATTGTTGCAACAGAGTTTCAAGGAAGAAGTACTTGATAATCTGTCATTGCTGCCAGAAGTGCTCAAACTGATATGTGCCCTAGCTGCTCATCGTAAGTTTGCCGCTGTATTTGTTGATCGTGGTGGCATACAGAAACTTCTTTCTGTTCGTAGGGTCCCACAAACCTTCTTTGGTCTTTCGTCATGCTTATTCACCATTGGTTCTCTTCAG GGTATTATGGAACGTGTGTGTGCGCTTCCATCTGATGTGGTGAGTAAGGTGATTGAGCTGGCACTTCAGCTTCTTGTGTGCCCCCAAGACCAAGCTCGGAAAAATGCTGCTATCTTTTTTGCTGCTGCTTTTGTGTTCAGAGCAGTTCTGGACTCGTTTGATGCACATGATGGCCTACAGAAAATGTTAAATCTCTTGCATGGTGCTGCATCAGTTAGATCAGGTGGAAATTCTGGAACATTAGGCATGCCTGATGCAGCTCTTAGAAATGATCGATCAGAAATACTGACTGCATCTGAAAAGCAGATCGCTTATCATACTTGTGTTGCATTACGCCAGTATTTCAGGGCCCATCTCCTTTTGCTTGTAGAATCTCTTCGTCCAAATAAAAGTAGTCGAACTGTAGCACGTAATACTTCAAGTGCAAGAGCTGCATATAAACCGCTCGATATCAGCAATGAGTCTATGGATGCAGTGTTCCTTCAGATACAGCGTGATAGGAAGATAGGACCTGCATTTGTTAGAGTTCGTTGGTCTCCAGTTGATAGGTTTTTGGCCTCTAATGGTCATATAACAATGTTGGAGCTGTGTCAG GCTCCTCCTGTTGAGCGGTATCTGCATGATTTGGCCCAATATGCATTAGGTGTCCTCCATATAGTCACTTTCATACCCCATAGTCGTAAATTGATTATAAATGCTACTTTAAGCAATAATCGCGTCGGCATGGCAGTTATTTTAGATGCAGCTAATGGTGCTGGATTTGTTGATCCTGAG GTAATCCACCCAGCGTTAAATGTTTTAGTAAATCTTGTATGTCCGCCTCCTTCTATCAGCAACAAATCCTCTTTATCTGCACAAGGTCAGCAGCCTGCTTCGGTCCAATCATCAAGTGGTCACTCAGAAAGCAGAGAAAGGTTCTCTGAAAGGCATATTTCTGATCGTATTCCATTGCCCACTCAAAATGAGTCTAGGGAGATCAATAGTGAACCTAATTTGGAGAGGAGTAACACAACAGTTCCTTTGACTCCATCAGGAGTGGTTGGAGATCGCAGAATATCTTTAGGACCTGGATTTGGGTGTGCTGGTCTTGCAGCTCAGTTGGAGCAAGGATATCATCAGGCAAGAGAGGCTGTTCGTGCCAACAATGGTATAAAAGTTCTATTGCATCTTCTTCACCCTCGGATGATTACACCTCCTGCAGCCCTGGACTGCATTCGAGCTCTAGCATGTCGTGTTTTGCTTGGTCTGGCTAGAGATGAAACCATAGCACATATACTTACAAAACTTCAG GTGGGTAAGAAGCTGTCAGAACTTATTCGAGATTCAGGTTGCCAGGCAGGCGGAACAGAACAAGGACGCTGGCAAGCTGAACTAATACAAGTTGCCATCGAGTTGATTGCA ATTGTAACAAATTCTGGCCGTGCAAGCACCTTGGCAGCCACTGATGCTGCAGCTCCTACATTGAGACGTATTGAGAGAGCTGCAATAGCTGCAGCAACTCGTATTACTTATCATTCCAG GGAGCTGTTGTTATTAATTCATGAACATCTTCAGAGATCTGGCTTGACGGCTACAGCTGCCTTGCTACAAAAAGAGGCTGACTTGACACCTTTGCCATCTTTAGGAGTATCATCTCCTCCCTTACACCAAACTTCAGTGCAAGATACTTCATCTGTGCAACTCCAGTGGCCATCAGGCCGTGCTTCTTGTGGGTTTAGTTCAGATATGAAGATGTCTCCGCGAGATGAAGACACTGGTCTAAAGCCTGAATCAACTGTGATGActtccaaaaagaaaacactgACCTTCTCTTCAAGTTTCTCACAGGGGAAAAGTCATCTTCCATCACATTCTTCTTCAGTTGTTAAATCTTCTGTTGTAAATGGTCATACAGCTCACGAGGGCTTGGAAACAACTCCTCCATCTGCTTGCAAGTCTACTGCAGATATTGAGCCGCCATCGAAAACACCAAATTTATTACCTGTGAAAAGGAAGTTAAATGAATTGAAGGATCTCTTTTCTGCAACACCAGCAAAGCGCCTTCTGACGTCAGACCTTGCTTCACATTCTGCAACCAATCAGATGTCAACTTCTGGACAGAGAAATCATCTTTCAAATCCAAATTGTCTATCTCCTCATGCCAACACCACACCACGGGATCGTTTCAGCAGAGGAGCATGCGGCAGCTTGTCTGGgaataatatagatgatatccgcCACCCTAACAGTTATGGAGCGTCGACAGCACCTGTAGCCCAATCTGGTCTGCCAGCTGACCAACAGCCAGGAAATACCGAGAGGATGACTCTTGATTCATTAGTTGTGCAATATTTGAAGAATCAACATCGTCAGTGTCCAGCACCTATTACCACCTTGCCGCCACTTTCTCTTTTGCATCCACACGTGTGCCCAGAACCTAGCCGGAGCCTGAATGCACCTGCAAATGTAACTGCACGGGTCAGTACCAGGGAGTTCATGAAACAGTATGGAGGAATCCATGCCCATCGTAGAGATCGTCAATTTGTATATAGTCGGTTCAGGCCATTTCGTACCTGCCGAGATGATGCTGCTTTATTGACATGCATTACTTATCTCGGGGATTCTTCTCATATTGCAACTGGAAGTCATTCTGGTGAGCTAAAAATGTTTGATTCAAACAGTGGAAATGTTTTAGAGAGTCAGACATGCCACCAGACTCCTGTTACACTGGTTCAATCAGCCTCTTGTGGTGGAAATCAATTTGTTCTTTCTTCGGGTTTGTATGATGTTAAGTTATGGGATGCTTCCTCCATTTCAACCGGGCCCTTGCATTCATTTGAAGGATGTAAGGCTGCCCGTTTTAGCCATTCAGGGACCAACTTTGCTGCCTTGTCATCAGACACTTCTCGTCGTGAGGTTCTCCTTTATGATGTCCAAACATACAATGTAGAGCTTAGACTTCCTGACAGCTCAAGTAACCATCCAGGCATTGTTCGAGGACATGCACAATCCCTGATACACTTTAGTCCATTGGACACACTGCTATTATGGAACGGAATCCTGTGGGATAGGAGGAGTTCAAGTGCTGTTCATCGTTTCGATCAATTCACAGATTATGGCGGTGGTGGGTTTCATCCTGCTGGAAATGAG ATTATAATCAATTCTGAGGTGTGGGATCTTCGCAAGTTCAAGCTTTTGAGGACGGTGCCTTCGCTGGACCAGACGGTAATCACGTTCAATGGTGGTGGGGATGTCATATATGCAATTCTGAGGCGCAACCTTGAGGACGTGATGTCGGCTGTCAACACCCGTCGCGTTCGACATCCGCTATTCCCTGCCTTCCGCACGATTGATGCCGTGAACTATGCCGATATCGCGACGGTTCAGGTTGATCGTTGCGTCCTAGACTTGGCCGTTGATCCCACCGACTCCTTTGTGGGCATCATCGCCATGGATGACCACGATGAGATGTTCTCCTCCGCCAGGCTCTACGAGGTCGGTCGAAAACGGCCAACCGATGATGACTCGGACCCGGACGATGGCGGTGAGACTGATGAGGACGACGAGGAAAACGAGGAGTCCGAGGCGGATGTGGATGCGATCTTGGAGGCAGAGTTGGATGGTGACGGAGACAGCGACTCGGATGACATGAGCAATGATGAGGACGATGAAGATGTAGACAGCGGAGATGAATTGGACGAAGACGGGGACTTCAACCTCGGGGGCGCAGACTTTGAGGGGGGGCGAGGGCTGTTGGAGATCATGGCCGAGGGTGATGAGGAGGGTGACTCTGATGAGGGTGAGCTGGTGGAGTCTTTGAGCAGCGGGGAGGAAGGGGATTTTACATTCTAA